The following proteins come from a genomic window of Corallococcus sp. NCRR:
- a CDS encoding FAD-binding oxidoreductase, whose translation MNPAAQTFERVAPELVAKVLEALAEVLSQGQVKRDEATLEAYARDESDSGVYRPDAVLLPETTAQVSAIFKACQAHGVPFTPCGARSGKSGGSLPLKGGMAVSLERMNRIRSISKEDLTAVVEPGVVTGDLMKAVEAQGLFYPPDPNSWEFCTLGGNVAENAGGPRALKYGVTRDYVIGLEWVMPDGEVLRVGRRTIKGVAGYDLVGLFVGSEGTLGVATEITVQLIPLPRQVMTALVVFPSVLDAAKGVSAVLAAGILPRCLELIDEVAVQAIVHRGSFQFPPDAGAALIAEVDGNTSEGVLAELQLLGDICTQHGATQTLVAQDDSQREKLWAARRVISPALRALKPAKISEDIVVPRSKIPEIIERLKKMGEELGLTVATYGHAGDGNLHANILYEGPSQRPLVDEALRRMLVLTVELGGTITGEHGVGHAKREYLALEQAPALLELQRRLKAFFDPSGLLNPEKIFPALKR comes from the coding sequence ATGAACCCCGCCGCCCAGACCTTCGAGCGGGTGGCGCCCGAGCTCGTGGCGAAGGTGCTGGAGGCCCTGGCGGAGGTGCTGTCCCAGGGGCAGGTGAAGCGCGACGAGGCCACGCTGGAGGCCTACGCGCGCGACGAGTCCGACAGCGGCGTGTACCGGCCGGACGCCGTCCTGCTGCCGGAGACCACCGCGCAGGTGTCCGCCATCTTCAAGGCGTGCCAGGCGCACGGCGTGCCCTTCACCCCCTGCGGCGCGCGCAGCGGCAAGAGCGGCGGCTCGCTGCCCCTGAAGGGCGGCATGGCGGTGAGCCTGGAGCGCATGAACCGCATCCGCTCCATCTCCAAGGAAGACCTCACCGCGGTGGTGGAGCCCGGCGTGGTGACGGGCGACCTGATGAAGGCCGTGGAGGCGCAGGGCCTCTTCTATCCACCGGATCCGAACTCCTGGGAGTTCTGCACGCTGGGCGGCAACGTGGCGGAGAACGCCGGCGGCCCGCGCGCCCTGAAGTACGGCGTCACGCGCGACTACGTCATCGGCCTGGAGTGGGTGATGCCGGACGGCGAGGTGCTGCGCGTGGGCCGGCGCACCATCAAGGGCGTGGCCGGCTATGACCTGGTGGGGCTCTTCGTGGGCTCCGAGGGCACGCTCGGCGTGGCCACCGAAATCACGGTGCAGCTGATCCCGCTGCCGCGCCAGGTGATGACCGCGCTGGTGGTGTTCCCGTCCGTGCTGGACGCGGCGAAGGGCGTCTCCGCGGTGCTCGCCGCCGGCATCCTGCCGCGCTGCCTGGAGCTCATCGACGAGGTCGCCGTCCAGGCCATCGTGCACCGGGGCAGCTTCCAGTTCCCCCCGGACGCGGGCGCCGCGCTCATCGCCGAGGTCGACGGCAACACCTCCGAAGGTGTCCTCGCGGAGCTCCAACTGTTGGGGGACATCTGCACCCAGCACGGGGCCACCCAGACCCTGGTGGCCCAGGACGACAGCCAGCGCGAGAAGCTCTGGGCGGCGCGGCGGGTGATCTCCCCGGCGCTGCGCGCGCTCAAGCCCGCCAAGATTTCCGAGGACATCGTGGTACCCCGCTCGAAAATTCCCGAGATCATCGAGCGGTTGAAGAAGATGGGCGAGGAGCTGGGGCTCACCGTGGCCACGTATGGCCACGCGGGCGACGGCAACCTGCACGCCAACATCCTGTACGAAGGTCCCAGCCAGCGCCCCCTCGTGGACGAGGCGCTGCGCCGCATGCTGGTGCTCACCGTGGAGTTGGGGGGCACCATCACCGGTGAGCACGGCGTGGGGCACGCGAAGCGGGAATATCTGGCGCTGGAGCAGGCGCCCGCGCTGCTGGAACTGCAGCGCCGCCTGAAGGCCTTTTTCGATCCATCAGGTCTGCTCAATCCCGAGAAAATCTTCCCCGCGCTCAAGCGTTGA
- a CDS encoding metal ABC transporter permease, producing the protein METTLLEPSKWEQFQAGWELFRDPILCALIAGCVLGFLSVYVVLRRMVFVSAAVTNTAGLGVALAFFAEIHLGVHVDPLVGAVVLSVAATLLLMIEPARLRLSRESLLGCAFAFAGGAAILVGDRIAQEAHDIQGILFGTAVLVTPDQLQAVAVSGAVLMVLHLWWFRGIAFVSFDRIGATVQGLPVKLLDTVLMVSIGIMVGVCARALGALPVFAFSTLSAIAALVLDLRLPWTFFTATVLGGIAGAGGYLFAYFYDFPVGGSQTVLSGVLVLLMMLVRLIRVPFTRRA; encoded by the coding sequence GTGGAAACAACCCTGCTTGAGCCCTCGAAGTGGGAACAGTTCCAGGCAGGCTGGGAGCTGTTCCGCGACCCCATCCTCTGCGCGCTCATCGCCGGGTGCGTGCTGGGCTTCCTCAGCGTCTACGTGGTGCTGCGGCGCATGGTGTTCGTCAGCGCGGCGGTGACGAACACCGCCGGCCTGGGCGTGGCGCTGGCCTTCTTCGCGGAGATCCACCTGGGCGTGCACGTCGACCCCCTGGTGGGCGCGGTGGTGCTGTCCGTGGCGGCCACGCTGCTCCTGATGATCGAACCCGCGCGGCTGCGGCTGTCGCGGGAGAGCCTGCTGGGGTGCGCGTTCGCCTTCGCGGGCGGCGCGGCCATCCTGGTGGGTGACCGCATCGCGCAGGAGGCGCACGACATCCAGGGCATCCTCTTCGGCACCGCGGTGCTGGTGACGCCGGATCAGCTCCAGGCGGTGGCGGTGTCCGGCGCGGTGCTGATGGTGCTGCACCTGTGGTGGTTCCGGGGCATCGCCTTCGTGAGCTTCGACCGCATTGGCGCCACCGTGCAGGGGCTGCCGGTGAAGCTGCTGGACACGGTGTTGATGGTGTCCATCGGCATCATGGTGGGCGTGTGCGCGCGGGCCCTGGGTGCCCTGCCCGTCTTCGCGTTCTCCACGCTGTCGGCCATCGCCGCGCTCGTGCTGGACCTGCGGCTGCCGTGGACGTTCTTCACGGCGACCGTGCTGGGCGGCATCGCGGGCGCGGGCGGGTACCTGTTCGCGTACTTCTACGACTTCCCGGTGGGCGGTTCGCAGACCGTCCTGTCCGGGGTGCTGGTGCTGCTGATGATGCTCGTGCGCCTGATTCGCGTGCCCTTCACGCGCCGGGCGTAA
- a CDS encoding sigma-70 family RNA polymerase sigma factor yields the protein MANSTKYAAEGLSHYLRHLGGHQQLTREQEYELARQARKGDESARQTLASSNLAFVVAVAKKFANRGARLDDLIQEGNVGLMKAIEHFDPKKNVRFATYAVWWIRAYITRYLKDNRSQVRGGEAERGSMVDFSLDATIDEEGETTFLDRLEDGGPSPQELFLSREQDTEIQDALAKVRKRIGDLGWDILQERLTQDKPLTLEELGQRWGVSRERVRQVELKTKNFLERYLIAFNENEEHTATADAA from the coding sequence ATGGCCAACTCGACGAAGTACGCGGCAGAGGGCCTTTCGCATTACCTGCGTCACCTGGGCGGGCACCAGCAGCTCACGCGTGAACAGGAGTACGAGCTGGCCCGCCAGGCCCGCAAGGGTGACGAGAGCGCCCGACAGACGCTCGCCAGCTCCAACCTCGCTTTCGTGGTCGCCGTGGCGAAGAAGTTCGCCAACCGCGGGGCCCGCCTGGACGACCTCATCCAGGAAGGCAACGTCGGCCTCATGAAGGCCATCGAGCACTTCGACCCGAAGAAGAACGTGCGCTTCGCCACCTATGCCGTGTGGTGGATCCGCGCCTACATCACCCGCTACCTGAAGGACAACCGCAGCCAGGTGCGCGGCGGCGAGGCGGAGCGCGGCAGCATGGTGGACTTCTCGCTGGACGCCACCATCGACGAGGAGGGCGAGACGACCTTCCTCGACCGGCTGGAGGACGGCGGTCCCTCCCCGCAGGAGTTGTTCCTCTCCCGCGAGCAGGACACCGAAATCCAGGACGCGCTCGCCAAGGTGCGCAAGCGCATTGGCGACCTGGGCTGGGACATCCTCCAGGAGCGCCTCACGCAGGACAAGCCGCTGACGCTGGAGGAGCTGGGCCAGCGCTGGGGCGTGTCGCGCGAGCGCGTGCGCCAGGTGGAGCTGAAGACGAAGAACTTCCTGGAGCGCTACCTCATCGCGTTCAACGAGAACGAGGAGCACACCGCCACGGCCGACGCGGCCTGA
- a CDS encoding twin-arginine translocase TatA/TatE family subunit → MGLKLPEILLIFAALLLLFGGSRLPQLGSSLGSALRNFKRGFSSDDDKDDASDKKPGTLSASTTVDKDVAAKSPSSHA, encoded by the coding sequence ATGGGATTGAAGCTTCCTGAGATTCTTCTGATTTTCGCGGCGCTGCTGCTGCTGTTCGGCGGCTCGCGGTTGCCGCAGCTCGGCTCGTCCCTGGGCAGCGCGCTCCGCAACTTCAAGCGCGGCTTCTCCAGCGACGACGACAAGGACGACGCTTCCGACAAGAAGCCCGGCACGCTGTCCGCGTCCACCACCGTGGACAAGGACGTCGCCGCGAAGTCGCCCAGCTCCCACGCCTGA
- a CDS encoding metal ABC transporter substrate-binding protein produces MRSLRLFAALCAAVVSLTAVPARADLKVVATLPDLAALAKAVGGDKVEVTALALPTQDPHFVDAKPNLALALNRADLLIAAGLDLEIGWLPTLQLGARNSRIQSGNPGYLDASRFVSLQEVPAGQVDRSQGDVHPGGNPHYLYDPRQALKVAAAIEARMSQLDGKNAAAYKANLAKFTQELQAAQVGWEKRLAGLKGVPVIAYHRTTAYLQDWLGFKTLAFLEPKPGIPPNPSHVAQVLAQGKANKVKLVLKEDYYPDNIAKLVASKIPAALITLPGGTDFRSGQTYVQRLELMVGRLEQGLSGKGE; encoded by the coding sequence ATGCGTTCCCTTCGCCTGTTCGCGGCCCTGTGCGCCGCCGTCGTCAGCCTCACCGCCGTCCCCGCTCGCGCGGATTTGAAGGTCGTCGCCACCCTCCCGGACCTGGCCGCACTGGCCAAGGCCGTGGGCGGAGACAAGGTGGAGGTCACCGCGCTCGCGCTGCCCACGCAGGACCCGCACTTCGTGGACGCCAAGCCGAACCTGGCGCTCGCGCTCAACCGCGCGGACCTGCTCATCGCCGCGGGCCTGGACCTGGAGATCGGCTGGTTGCCCACGCTCCAACTGGGCGCGCGCAACAGCCGCATCCAGTCGGGCAACCCGGGCTACCTGGACGCGTCCCGGTTCGTGAGCCTCCAGGAGGTCCCCGCCGGGCAGGTGGACCGCAGCCAGGGCGACGTGCACCCCGGCGGCAACCCGCACTACCTCTATGATCCGCGGCAGGCCCTCAAGGTGGCCGCGGCCATCGAAGCGCGCATGTCGCAGCTGGATGGGAAGAACGCCGCGGCCTACAAGGCCAACCTGGCGAAGTTCACGCAGGAGCTGCAGGCGGCGCAGGTGGGCTGGGAGAAGCGGCTCGCGGGCCTCAAGGGCGTGCCGGTCATCGCGTACCACCGCACGACGGCGTACCTGCAGGACTGGCTGGGCTTCAAGACGCTCGCCTTCCTGGAGCCCAAGCCGGGCATCCCTCCGAACCCGTCCCACGTCGCGCAGGTGCTGGCGCAGGGCAAGGCCAACAAGGTGAAGCTGGTCCTCAAGGAGGACTACTACCCGGACAACATCGCGAAGCTCGTGGCGTCGAAGATCCCCGCCGCGCTCATCACGCTGCCCGGTGGCACCGACTTCCGCTCCGGCCAGACGTACGTGCAGCGCCTGGAGTTGATGGTGGGCCGGCTGGAGCAGGGCCTCTCCGGGAAGGGGGAATGA
- a CDS encoding tetratricopeptide repeat protein, translating into MRLKLLALWVLWAIPAHAADPALLDQLDALYAKRNDAESVKALDKQVSEALKAAPDDFDLAWRKARILQWQADGASEKKLKMVLGKQTWEAGDLAAKLQPARVEGYYFAACGIGSYSQAVGIMKALGDGLEGKFNERLDTALKLDATYEYGGPWVVKGRYFYELPWPKRDLGKSAEYYQKAIAKFPQSLRAHYYLAETLLKDGKAKDASAAIEKVKQGSTAYNPAEGQRVQQWAKKVDADIQEELK; encoded by the coding sequence ATGCGCTTGAAATTGCTTGCCCTTTGGGTGCTTTGGGCCATCCCGGCACACGCCGCGGATCCCGCGCTGCTCGACCAACTTGACGCGTTGTACGCGAAGCGCAATGACGCGGAGTCCGTGAAGGCGCTGGACAAGCAGGTGTCCGAGGCGCTGAAGGCCGCGCCGGACGACTTCGACCTGGCGTGGCGCAAGGCGCGCATCCTCCAGTGGCAGGCGGACGGCGCCTCGGAGAAGAAGCTCAAGATGGTCCTGGGCAAGCAGACCTGGGAGGCCGGCGACCTGGCCGCGAAGCTCCAGCCGGCGCGCGTGGAGGGCTACTACTTCGCCGCCTGCGGCATCGGCTCCTACTCTCAGGCCGTGGGCATCATGAAGGCGCTGGGCGACGGTCTGGAGGGCAAGTTCAACGAGCGCCTGGACACCGCGCTGAAGCTCGACGCCACGTACGAGTACGGCGGTCCCTGGGTCGTGAAGGGGCGTTACTTCTATGAGCTGCCCTGGCCCAAGCGGGACCTGGGCAAGTCCGCCGAGTACTACCAGAAGGCCATCGCCAAGTTTCCGCAGTCGCTGCGCGCGCACTACTACCTGGCCGAGACGTTGCTGAAGGACGGCAAGGCCAAGGACGCGAGCGCGGCCATCGAGAAGGTCAAGCAGGGAAGCACCGCGTACAACCCCGCTGAGGGGCAGCGTGTGCAGCAGTGGGCCAAGAAGGTGGATGCCGACATCCAGGAGGAGCTCAAGTGA
- the folE gene encoding GTP cyclohydrolase I, with product MARAVRDFLTAAGLDLQDVNLVDTPTRVADVWANGFLDGYGRTPEEALGKTYPAPADSSGELVVVTDLRFHSMCPHHLLPFTGRAHVAYVPGSRVVGFGRIGALVDLFAHRLILQEDLARQVARSLARVLGSPATACILEAEQACLRLRADHQRDAVTHAEAYEGRLRRDGPLRRELWARLGARTGAGR from the coding sequence ATGGCCCGGGCGGTCCGCGACTTCCTCACTGCCGCCGGCCTCGACCTCCAGGACGTGAACCTGGTGGACACGCCCACGCGCGTGGCCGACGTGTGGGCGAACGGCTTCCTTGACGGCTACGGCCGCACGCCCGAGGAGGCGCTCGGGAAGACCTACCCCGCGCCCGCGGACTCCTCCGGCGAGCTGGTCGTGGTGACGGACCTGCGCTTCCACTCCATGTGCCCGCACCACCTGCTGCCGTTCACCGGCCGCGCCCACGTGGCCTACGTGCCGGGTTCGCGCGTGGTGGGCTTCGGGCGCATCGGCGCGCTGGTGGACCTCTTCGCGCACCGGCTCATCCTCCAGGAGGACCTGGCCCGGCAGGTGGCGCGCTCGCTCGCCCGCGTGCTCGGCAGCCCCGCCACCGCCTGCATCCTGGAGGCGGAGCAGGCGTGCCTGCGGCTGCGGGCCGACCATCAGCGTGACGCCGTCACCCACGCGGAGGCCTATGAAGGACGCCTGCGCCGCGACGGCCCCCTGCGCCGAGAGCTGTGGGCCCGGCTGGGGGCTCGCACGGGGGCGGGCCGATGA
- a CDS encoding zinc-regulated TonB-dependent outer membrane receptor, giving the protein MSPLPRRNPRALAVVLAAQLSASAAWAQQSSPPATESPPASEDTPALSPEEMEEIEKALGTDTSTRARPSGDTSPVSPTATNDSGVTPLKLPNAISGGTNFLNLSFILDMALAAFSNKEPLQGGAHDPTKNGFNLQQLELSIGSVVDPYFRFDSNLVFSQFGVEIEEAYVTTLDLPANLQVRAGQFLTRFGRINATHPHAWDFVDQPFIMSRYFGAEGNRGLGVEGSWLTPLPWYVEVIGSATDATGEATARSFFGASAERVLSPLDFQLTGAVKQFFPLSDDLSLLWGLSAATGPNPTGYRNYTSIYGTDVYLKFRPITSQSSQQLVLQAEVLYRRRQVPEDVLSDWGGYAQTVWRFSNRWATGLRYEFGSAAKTLEGRVANDPLDPEWISDRQRITAEVTFWPTEFSRLRLQAATDRVGWRESPDYSAFLALEVVTGAHGAHAF; this is encoded by the coding sequence GTGTCCCCCCTTCCGCGCAGGAATCCCCGCGCCCTCGCCGTCGTGCTCGCCGCTCAGCTGTCCGCGAGCGCCGCGTGGGCCCAGCAGTCATCGCCCCCCGCTACCGAGTCCCCGCCCGCTTCGGAGGACACTCCGGCGCTGAGCCCGGAGGAGATGGAGGAGATTGAGAAGGCGCTGGGCACGGACACGAGCACACGCGCGCGTCCGTCCGGCGACACGTCTCCGGTGTCCCCCACCGCGACGAACGACTCCGGCGTGACGCCGCTCAAGCTGCCCAACGCCATCTCCGGCGGCACCAACTTCCTCAACCTGAGCTTCATCCTGGACATGGCCCTGGCGGCCTTCTCCAACAAGGAGCCGCTGCAGGGCGGCGCGCACGACCCGACGAAGAACGGCTTCAACCTCCAGCAGTTGGAGCTGTCCATCGGCTCCGTGGTGGACCCGTACTTCCGCTTCGACAGCAACCTCGTCTTCAGCCAGTTCGGCGTGGAGATTGAAGAGGCGTACGTCACCACGTTGGACCTGCCCGCCAACCTCCAGGTGCGCGCGGGCCAGTTCCTCACCCGCTTCGGCCGGATCAACGCCACGCACCCGCACGCGTGGGACTTCGTGGATCAGCCCTTCATCATGAGCCGCTACTTCGGCGCGGAGGGCAACCGCGGCCTGGGCGTGGAGGGCTCATGGCTCACGCCGCTGCCCTGGTACGTGGAGGTGATTGGCAGCGCCACCGACGCCACGGGCGAGGCCACCGCGCGCAGCTTCTTCGGCGCCTCCGCGGAGCGCGTGCTGTCACCGCTGGACTTCCAGCTCACCGGCGCGGTGAAGCAGTTCTTCCCGCTGTCGGACGACCTGTCGCTGCTCTGGGGCCTGTCCGCCGCGACGGGCCCCAACCCCACGGGCTACCGTAACTACACCAGCATCTACGGCACGGACGTGTACCTGAAGTTCCGGCCCATCACGTCGCAGAGCTCGCAGCAGCTGGTGCTCCAGGCGGAGGTGCTCTACCGCCGCCGGCAGGTGCCGGAGGACGTGCTGTCCGACTGGGGCGGCTACGCGCAGACGGTGTGGCGCTTCTCCAACCGCTGGGCCACGGGCCTGCGCTACGAGTTCGGCTCGGCGGCGAAGACGCTGGAGGGCCGCGTGGCGAATGATCCGCTCGACCCCGAATGGATCTCCGACCGCCAGCGCATCACCGCGGAGGTGACGTTCTGGCCCACCGAATTCTCCCGCCTGCGCCTGCAGGCCGCCACGGACCGGGTGGGCTGGCGCGAATCGCCGGACTACTCGGCCTTCCTCGCCCTTGAAGTCGTGACCGGCGCCCACGGTGCCCATGCGTTCTGA
- a CDS encoding metal ABC transporter ATP-binding protein, with protein MAHGDHETELDRGHRAAVPEPGEPLLKCEQLVIGYGGKDILPPMDLVVRRHQFVAVVGRNGSGKSTWFKTLLGLIPPVSGRITLGAPHIRSAYVPQMSAIDSLLPVHTRELTSWGRLSGWNFLRPFPNKTDRQKVEAALDTAGARGIAKRPFRDLSGGEKQRALLARVIATEADVVLLDEPTAAMDAVAEKQTMLRLCALAHDRGLGVVVVSHDLSVAAEHADVILFVDREHRCFVMGDARTVFCHPAFRRQYGDDYCHSAPQGPHRGNNPA; from the coding sequence GTGGCTCACGGTGATCACGAGACGGAGCTGGACCGGGGCCACCGCGCCGCGGTGCCAGAGCCTGGCGAGCCGCTGCTCAAGTGCGAGCAGCTCGTCATCGGCTACGGGGGCAAGGACATCCTGCCGCCCATGGACCTGGTGGTGCGCCGCCACCAGTTCGTGGCGGTGGTGGGCCGCAACGGCTCTGGCAAGAGCACCTGGTTCAAGACGCTGCTGGGCCTGATTCCCCCGGTGTCCGGCCGCATCACCCTGGGCGCGCCGCACATCCGCAGCGCGTACGTGCCGCAGATGTCCGCCATCGACTCGCTGCTGCCCGTGCACACGCGGGAGCTCACCAGTTGGGGACGGCTGTCCGGTTGGAACTTCCTGCGGCCCTTCCCCAACAAGACGGACCGGCAGAAGGTGGAGGCGGCGCTCGATACGGCGGGCGCGCGCGGCATCGCGAAGCGGCCCTTCCGCGACCTGTCCGGCGGCGAGAAGCAGCGCGCGCTGCTGGCGCGGGTCATCGCCACCGAGGCGGACGTCGTCCTGCTGGATGAGCCCACCGCCGCGATGGACGCGGTGGCGGAGAAGCAGACGATGCTGCGGCTGTGCGCGCTCGCGCATGACCGCGGCCTGGGCGTGGTGGTGGTGAGCCACGACCTGTCCGTCGCCGCCGAGCACGCCGACGTCATCCTCTTCGTGGACCGCGAGCACCGCTGCTTCGTCATGGGCGATGCGCGCACCGTGTTCTGCCACCCCGCCTTCCGCCGCCAGTACGGCGACGACTACTGCCACTCCGCGCCCCAGGGACCCCACCGTGGAAACAACCCTGCTTGA
- a CDS encoding sensor histidine kinase, with product MGETPGGNETAPGLALLPRQGTPRLLGPLLLDYLGLEALPPMPAVTGIDGLMAAAGFGRRSGERNLWERQDRVLLVGEEPLEDGGRLVWALPVPWSPDPASPRVPQASPSGERVEDRVRFLSLASHDLRGSLANIRSYAALLLNGRIPLEPKAQRGLETILRNADRALSFAQDFFDSSRADLGALACERERQQLLPILDAAVERTRAAASAANVGLVLDPLPDLPEVTVDAGRIQHAVEAFVHHLLARAQPGEALHVRAERLGHQVRVEVRREGAAVPEEDVDAVFQCEARAFRERKLEDPLRVFLARQEVEAHGGQVGAQADPGGTTLFLTLPLSLPEELGHPAGWQA from the coding sequence ATGGGGGAGACGCCTGGAGGCAACGAAACCGCGCCGGGGCTCGCGCTGCTGCCCCGTCAGGGGACACCCCGCCTGCTCGGTCCCCTGCTCCTGGATTACCTGGGGCTGGAGGCCCTGCCCCCCATGCCGGCCGTGACGGGCATCGACGGGCTGATGGCCGCCGCGGGGTTCGGCCGCAGGAGCGGCGAGCGCAACCTGTGGGAGCGCCAGGACCGCGTCCTCCTGGTGGGCGAGGAGCCCCTGGAGGACGGCGGACGCCTGGTCTGGGCGCTGCCGGTGCCCTGGAGCCCGGATCCGGCTTCACCCCGGGTGCCCCAGGCTTCACCGTCGGGCGAGCGCGTGGAGGACCGCGTGCGCTTCCTGTCGCTCGCGTCGCATGACTTGCGCGGGTCGCTGGCCAACATCCGCTCGTACGCGGCGCTGCTGCTCAACGGGCGCATCCCGCTGGAGCCCAAGGCGCAGCGCGGGCTGGAGACCATCCTGCGCAACGCGGACCGGGCGCTCTCCTTCGCCCAGGACTTCTTCGACTCCAGCCGCGCGGACCTGGGCGCGCTGGCGTGTGAGCGCGAGCGCCAGCAGCTCCTGCCCATCCTGGACGCGGCCGTGGAGCGCACGCGGGCCGCGGCGTCCGCCGCCAACGTGGGGCTGGTGCTGGACCCGCTGCCGGACCTGCCCGAGGTGACGGTGGACGCGGGCCGCATCCAGCACGCGGTGGAGGCCTTCGTGCACCACCTGCTGGCCCGCGCGCAGCCGGGGGAAGCGCTGCACGTGCGCGCCGAGCGCCTGGGTCACCAGGTGCGGGTGGAGGTGCGCCGCGAGGGCGCGGCCGTTCCGGAAGAGGACGTCGACGCTGTCTTCCAGTGCGAGGCGCGGGCCTTCCGCGAGCGCAAGCTGGAGGATCCGCTGCGCGTCTTCCTGGCCCGGCAGGAGGTGGAGGCCCACGGCGGCCAGGTGGGCGCCCAGGCGGACCCGGGCGGCACCACCCTCTTCCTCACGTTGCCCTTATCGCTGCCAGAGGAACTCGGGCATCCAGCGGGCTGGCAGGCATGA
- a CDS encoding AMP-dependent synthetase/ligase, which produces MRAESQVTTAPAAGGTQEQNLVQLLVQRAQNASKVGVTHKKDGRWQDVTFAQVLEDVKAQAAGLIAQGVQPGDRVAIFANTSLQWIIADLAISAAQAITVPIYGSNTPDECRYVLNHSETKLLLVDNDEKDAKQAGRLSRVRSKLGDIPTLEKIIVFEGPISGDKEMSLADLVASGKGIPQAAESAFTERVSQVKSDDTNLLVYTSGTTGDPKGVILTHGNWAYEAKATQAMGMMKPEDSVMLFLPLAHVFAQVVKAAWLSMGFRLIIAESVDKLLANLAETRPTVLPSVPRVFEKVYNNVVANGSAAPGVKGKLFKWAFGLFDEYAEAKGQGREYNSLQFSLAKKLVFSKVRKTLDEKLGGNMRIFISGGAPLSRKIAYFFDLLDLKVLEGYGLTETSAPCNANRVEKIKIGTVGPPVPGTEIKIAADGEILVRGPCVMKGYYKNPAATAEVLEPDGWFHTGDIGEVDSDNYLRITDRKKDIIVTAGGKNVAPQNIENTLKTFPLISQAMVYGDKRPFLVALITVSEDPARKLLEDKGIAVGTYAQNSQRPEIKAAVEEIIKKVNAEIPPYSSIKKIAVMDADFTQESGELTPTLKVKRKVASQKYIKTIDAMYEGAKVMD; this is translated from the coding sequence GTGAGGGCAGAGAGTCAGGTCACGACGGCTCCCGCGGCGGGCGGGACGCAGGAGCAGAACCTCGTCCAGTTGCTCGTTCAGCGGGCCCAGAACGCCTCCAAGGTAGGCGTGACGCACAAGAAGGACGGGCGCTGGCAGGACGTCACGTTCGCGCAGGTGCTGGAGGACGTGAAGGCGCAGGCGGCGGGCCTCATCGCCCAGGGCGTCCAGCCCGGGGACCGGGTCGCCATCTTCGCCAACACCAGCCTGCAGTGGATCATCGCGGACCTGGCCATCAGCGCGGCCCAGGCCATCACGGTGCCCATCTACGGCTCCAACACGCCGGATGAGTGCCGCTACGTCCTGAACCACTCGGAGACGAAGCTGCTGCTCGTCGACAATGACGAGAAGGACGCCAAGCAGGCGGGCCGCCTGTCGCGCGTGCGCTCCAAGCTGGGGGACATCCCCACGCTGGAGAAGATCATCGTCTTCGAGGGCCCCATCTCCGGCGACAAGGAGATGTCGCTCGCGGACCTGGTGGCCTCCGGCAAGGGCATCCCCCAGGCCGCCGAGTCCGCGTTCACCGAGCGCGTCTCCCAGGTGAAGTCGGACGACACCAACCTGCTCGTCTACACCTCCGGCACCACGGGCGACCCCAAGGGCGTCATCCTCACCCACGGCAACTGGGCCTACGAAGCGAAGGCCACCCAGGCCATGGGCATGATGAAGCCGGAGGACTCCGTCATGCTCTTCCTGCCCCTGGCGCACGTGTTCGCCCAGGTGGTGAAGGCCGCGTGGCTGTCCATGGGCTTCCGGCTGATCATCGCGGAGTCGGTGGACAAGCTGCTCGCGAACCTGGCGGAGACGCGCCCCACGGTGCTGCCGTCCGTGCCGCGCGTGTTCGAGAAGGTCTACAACAACGTCGTGGCCAACGGCTCCGCCGCGCCCGGCGTGAAGGGCAAGCTCTTCAAGTGGGCCTTCGGCCTGTTCGACGAGTACGCCGAGGCCAAGGGCCAGGGCCGCGAGTACAACTCGCTCCAGTTCAGCCTGGCCAAGAAGCTCGTCTTCTCCAAGGTGCGCAAGACCCTGGACGAGAAGCTGGGCGGCAACATGCGCATCTTCATCTCCGGCGGCGCGCCGCTGTCCCGGAAGATCGCCTACTTCTTCGACCTGCTCGACCTCAAGGTGCTGGAGGGCTACGGCCTCACGGAGACGAGCGCCCCGTGCAACGCCAACCGGGTGGAGAAGATCAAGATCGGCACCGTGGGCCCGCCGGTCCCGGGCACGGAGATCAAGATCGCCGCGGACGGCGAAATCCTGGTGCGTGGCCCCTGCGTGATGAAGGGCTACTACAAGAACCCCGCCGCCACCGCGGAGGTGCTGGAGCCGGACGGCTGGTTCCACACCGGCGACATCGGCGAGGTGGACTCCGACAACTACCTGCGCATCACCGACCGCAAGAAGGACATCATCGTCACTGCGGGCGGCAAGAACGTGGCGCCGCAGAACATCGAGAACACGCTCAAGACCTTCCCGCTCATCAGCCAGGCCATGGTGTACGGCGACAAGCGCCCGTTCCTGGTGGCGCTGATCACCGTCTCCGAGGATCCGGCGCGCAAGCTGCTGGAGGACAAGGGCATCGCGGTGGGCACCTACGCGCAGAACTCCCAGCGGCCGGAGATCAAGGCGGCCGTCGAGGAGATCATCAAGAAGGTGAACGCGGAGATCCCCCCGTACTCCAGCATCAAGAAGATCGCCGTCATGGACGCCGACTTCACGCAGGAGTCCGGTGAGCTCACGCCCACCCTCAAGGTGAAGCGCAAGGTCGCCAGCCAGAAGTACATCAAGACCATCGACGCCATGTACGAAGGCGCCAAGGTCATGGACTGA